The following proteins are encoded in a genomic region of Amycolatopsis sulphurea:
- a CDS encoding GNAT family N-acetyltransferase: protein MTDHTSVALNAGHELSSFDCGVKSLNDWLNEQSVRAMHQGTARAQVWVTPENDRVVAYYSITPHAVSRAELSSSLAGGATTIPCYLLARLALDQQIQGFGLGGELLHDALTTILDAADRAGGRLVVVDAIDDHAAKFYQKYDFRPVKDNPRRLAMKIATLRKALR from the coding sequence GTGACGGACCATACCTCGGTCGCCCTGAACGCCGGCCACGAGCTGAGCAGCTTCGATTGCGGCGTGAAATCACTCAACGACTGGCTGAACGAGCAGAGCGTCCGAGCAATGCACCAAGGGACGGCGAGAGCTCAAGTCTGGGTCACACCGGAAAATGACAGAGTCGTCGCGTATTACTCGATAACTCCCCATGCAGTGAGCCGGGCAGAACTGAGCAGCTCACTAGCCGGTGGAGCCACGACCATACCCTGCTATCTGCTCGCCCGACTGGCTCTTGACCAGCAGATACAGGGATTCGGTCTCGGCGGCGAGCTACTTCACGATGCACTCACGACAATCCTGGATGCAGCAGACCGCGCAGGCGGTCGGCTTGTCGTGGTCGACGCTATTGATGACCATGCCGCAAAGTTCTATCAGAAATACGACTTCCGGCCAGTCAAAGACAATCCGCGACGGCTTGCCATGAAAATCGCAACACTACGTAAAGCTCTGCGGTAA
- a CDS encoding 50S ribosomal protein L25/general stress protein Ctc, which translates to MSEVRLSVEPRTEFGKGAARRTRRAGKIPAVLYGHGSDPRHFALPAIEFARVVRENGSNAVITLDLEGASELALTKTIVVHPLKNYIEHVDLLVVKRGEKVTVDVPVVVTGSATPGTLVAQDLDTLQVEVEALHIPDQFEVSVDGLDAGTQITAAQVTLTPGAVLVTDGEALVVAVNEAPRGSADDEAGEAEEAAAAAAE; encoded by the coding sequence GTGTCCGAGGTACGTCTTTCCGTCGAACCGCGCACCGAGTTCGGCAAGGGTGCCGCCCGCCGCACCCGTCGCGCCGGCAAAATCCCCGCGGTGCTCTACGGGCACGGCTCGGACCCGCGGCACTTCGCGCTGCCGGCCATCGAGTTCGCCCGCGTCGTGCGCGAGAACGGCAGCAACGCCGTGATCACCCTCGACCTCGAAGGGGCCAGCGAGCTGGCGCTGACCAAGACCATCGTGGTGCACCCGCTGAAGAACTACATCGAGCACGTAGACCTGCTGGTCGTCAAGCGCGGCGAGAAGGTCACCGTGGACGTGCCGGTCGTCGTCACCGGCTCCGCGACCCCGGGCACCCTGGTCGCGCAGGACCTGGACACGCTCCAGGTCGAGGTCGAGGCACTGCACATCCCGGACCAGTTCGAGGTCTCCGTGGACGGCCTGGACGCCGGCACCCAGATCACCGCCGCCCAGGTCACCCTGACCCCCGGCGCCGTGCTGGTCACCGACGGCGAAGCGCTGGTGGTCGCCGTCAACGAGGCCCCGCGCGGTTCCGCGGACGACGAGGCCGGCGAAGCCGAAGAGGCCGCGGCCGCAGCCGCCGAATAA
- a CDS encoding ABC-F family ATP-binding cassette domain-containing protein has product MANLVNLESVSKSYGVKPLLDKVSLGVAEGQRIGVVGLNGGGKTTLLEVLSGLSEPDSGRVSQVRDLRMAVVTQRTELRPGSTVADVVLQRYGAEHEWAADPRVRSIVDGLEITAIGLDTATANLSGGERRRVALAAALTGELDLVVLDEPTNHLDVEGVRWLADHLLGRRIAVVVVTHDRWFLDTVASVTWEVANGRVEQYEGGYADWIFARAERARLAATAEEKRQNLARKELAWLRRGPQARSSKPRYRVEAAEALIADVPPPRDSVELQAFAKRRLGKTVLELEDASISVGERTLLDHVTWRIGPGDRIGLVGVNGSGKTTVLKLLGGDLATETGRRIEGKTVALAHLRQELDDLPGDLRVLQAIEQVAGRVVFGKQEMTASQLGEKLGFPAARQWTPVGDLSGGERRRLQLCRLLMAEPNVLLLDEPTNDLDIDTLQQLEDLLDGWPGTMVVVSHDRYLVERVCDATYALFGDGRVTHLPGGIEEYLQRRASVRETPRRVAAAPEKAEAKRSAAEIRAAQKELGRLERKLDQLSAREEKLHAALAEAATDPARLIELNTELKAVLVEQDEVEARWLETSETLE; this is encoded by the coding sequence ATGGCCAATCTGGTCAACCTGGAGTCGGTGAGCAAGTCCTACGGGGTGAAACCGCTGCTGGACAAAGTTTCCCTCGGCGTCGCCGAAGGGCAGCGGATCGGCGTGGTCGGGCTCAACGGTGGTGGCAAGACCACCCTGCTGGAAGTCCTTTCCGGACTGAGCGAGCCGGATTCCGGCCGGGTGAGCCAGGTCCGGGACTTGCGGATGGCGGTGGTCACCCAGCGCACCGAACTGCGACCGGGCAGCACCGTGGCCGATGTCGTGCTGCAGCGCTACGGCGCCGAGCACGAATGGGCCGCCGACCCGCGGGTCAGGTCCATTGTGGACGGTCTGGAGATCACCGCGATCGGGCTGGACACGGCCACCGCCAACCTCTCCGGTGGGGAGCGCCGCCGGGTCGCGCTGGCCGCCGCGCTCACCGGTGAGCTGGACCTGGTGGTGCTGGACGAGCCGACCAACCACCTCGACGTGGAGGGCGTGCGCTGGCTCGCCGACCACCTGCTCGGCCGCCGGATCGCCGTGGTGGTGGTGACGCACGACCGGTGGTTCCTGGACACCGTCGCGAGTGTCACCTGGGAAGTCGCGAACGGCCGCGTCGAGCAGTACGAAGGTGGTTACGCGGACTGGATCTTCGCCCGCGCCGAGCGCGCCCGGCTCGCCGCGACCGCGGAGGAGAAGCGGCAGAACCTGGCCCGCAAGGAGCTGGCATGGCTGCGCCGCGGCCCGCAAGCCCGTTCGTCCAAACCGCGCTACCGCGTCGAGGCCGCCGAAGCGCTGATCGCGGATGTGCCGCCGCCGCGGGATTCGGTGGAATTGCAGGCTTTTGCGAAGCGGCGGCTCGGCAAGACCGTGCTGGAGCTGGAGGACGCCTCGATCTCGGTGGGCGAGCGGACCCTGCTCGACCACGTGACCTGGCGGATCGGCCCCGGCGACCGGATCGGCCTGGTCGGGGTGAACGGCTCCGGCAAGACCACCGTGCTCAAGCTGCTCGGCGGTGACCTCGCCACCGAGACCGGGCGGCGGATCGAGGGCAAGACGGTCGCGCTCGCGCACCTGCGCCAGGAACTCGACGATCTGCCCGGCGACCTGCGGGTGCTGCAGGCGATCGAGCAGGTCGCCGGCCGGGTGGTATTCGGCAAGCAGGAGATGACCGCCTCGCAGCTCGGCGAGAAGCTGGGCTTCCCCGCGGCCCGGCAGTGGACGCCGGTCGGCGATCTTTCCGGTGGTGAGCGTCGCCGGCTGCAGCTGTGCCGGCTGCTGATGGCCGAGCCCAACGTGCTGCTGCTCGACGAGCCCACGAACGATCTGGACATCGATACCCTGCAGCAGCTGGAAGACCTGCTCGACGGCTGGCCGGGCACGATGGTCGTGGTCTCGCACGACCGGTACCTGGTCGAGCGGGTCTGCGACGCGACGTACGCGTTGTTCGGCGACGGACGGGTCACCCACCTGCCGGGCGGGATCGAGGAATACCTCCAGCGCCGCGCGAGCGTCCGGGAGACCCCGCGCCGGGTGGCCGCCGCACCGGAGAAGGCCGAGGCCAAGCGCAGCGCCGCGGAGATCCGGGCCGCGCAGAAGGAACTCGGCAGGCTGGAGCGCAAGCTCGATCAGCTGTCCGCGCGCGAGGAGAAGCTGCACGCGGCGCTGGCCGAGGCGGCCACCGACCCGGCGCGGCTGATCGAGCTGAACACCGAGCTGAAGGCCGTGCTGGTGGAGCAGGACGAGGTCGAGGCCCGCTGGCTGGAGACCTCGGAAACGCTGGAATGA
- a CDS encoding fatty acyl-AMP ligase, whose amino-acid sequence MSRFVDTLVATAAGRGQQRGMVTGEPKEPVRRTWAQVHEQAREFAGGLVSGGLEPGSAVAVLAAAPVLIAPAVQAVWLTGGSVTMLHQPTARTDLAEWAEDTLTVLGMIGAGLVLLGEPFDQLAPVLAEKGIRYRLISELTGSEPLADPVPTTEEDTALLQLTSGSTAEPKAVRITYGNLHGNIKAMIEGAQFDLDHDVMVSWLPTFHDMGMVGFLTLPMTHGIELVKITPVEFLTGPLIWPELISKYGGTATAAPNFAYAIVGRRMARVDEDDAYDLSTLRIALNGAEPVDEAAVQTFVEAGRRFKMRPECVFPAYGMAEATLAVSFAPLLTGLTLDVVEAEALEGDNRAVPVPEGDPRRGTEAVRSFAVLGRPLDGLEADVVDEKGTVLGEREVGEIRLRGEAVTPGYLTVHGPLATQDAEGWLLTGDLGYLVDGQIVVCGRRKDVIIMGGRNLYPTDIERAAGAVDGVRAGNAVAVRLDAGSRRERFAVVVESKLAGDAETERRLAKEVVARVRAAVDMRPFSVVVLPAGSLPKTPSGKVRRAATAQQYAERIAKNADS is encoded by the coding sequence ATGAGTCGGTTCGTGGACACCCTCGTCGCAACGGCGGCGGGGCGGGGTCAGCAGCGAGGCATGGTCACCGGGGAGCCGAAGGAACCGGTGCGCCGGACCTGGGCGCAGGTGCACGAGCAGGCCCGTGAGTTCGCCGGCGGCCTGGTCTCCGGGGGTCTCGAACCGGGCAGCGCGGTGGCGGTGCTGGCCGCCGCGCCGGTGCTCATCGCCCCGGCCGTGCAGGCGGTCTGGCTGACCGGAGGCAGCGTGACCATGCTGCACCAGCCGACCGCGCGCACCGATCTCGCCGAATGGGCCGAGGACACGCTGACCGTGCTCGGCATGATCGGCGCCGGGCTGGTGCTGCTCGGCGAGCCGTTCGACCAGCTCGCCCCGGTGCTGGCGGAGAAGGGCATCCGGTACCGGCTGATCAGCGAGCTGACCGGGAGCGAGCCGCTGGCCGACCCGGTGCCCACGACGGAGGAGGACACCGCGCTGCTGCAGCTGACCAGCGGCTCCACCGCCGAACCGAAGGCGGTGCGGATCACCTACGGCAACCTCCACGGCAACATCAAGGCCATGATCGAGGGCGCGCAGTTCGATCTCGACCACGACGTGATGGTGTCCTGGCTGCCGACCTTCCACGACATGGGCATGGTCGGCTTCCTGACCCTGCCGATGACCCACGGCATCGAGCTGGTCAAGATCACCCCGGTCGAATTCCTCACCGGACCGCTGATCTGGCCGGAGCTGATCAGCAAGTACGGCGGCACGGCCACTGCCGCACCGAACTTCGCCTACGCCATCGTCGGGCGGCGCATGGCCCGGGTGGACGAGGACGACGCGTACGACCTGTCCACGCTGCGCATCGCGCTCAACGGCGCCGAGCCGGTCGACGAGGCGGCGGTGCAGACCTTCGTCGAAGCGGGCCGGCGCTTCAAGATGCGGCCCGAATGTGTGTTCCCCGCCTACGGCATGGCCGAGGCGACCCTCGCGGTCTCGTTCGCGCCGTTGCTGACCGGGCTCACCCTCGACGTCGTGGAAGCCGAAGCGCTCGAAGGGGACAACCGCGCGGTGCCGGTGCCCGAGGGCGATCCGCGCCGCGGTACGGAGGCGGTCCGGTCGTTCGCGGTGCTGGGCCGTCCGCTGGACGGGCTGGAAGCGGACGTGGTCGACGAGAAGGGCACCGTGCTCGGGGAACGCGAGGTCGGCGAGATCCGGCTGCGCGGCGAGGCGGTGACGCCGGGATACCTGACCGTGCACGGGCCACTGGCCACTCAGGACGCCGAGGGCTGGCTGCTGACCGGCGACCTCGGTTACCTGGTGGACGGCCAGATCGTGGTCTGCGGCCGGCGCAAGGACGTGATCATCATGGGCGGCCGCAACCTGTACCCCACCGACATCGAACGGGCCGCGGGCGCGGTGGACGGGGTCCGCGCGGGCAACGCGGTCGCGGTCCGGCTCGACGCGGGCAGCCGGCGCGAACGGTTCGCGGTGGTCGTGGAGTCCAAACTGGCCGGGGACGCCGAGACCGAACGCCGGCTGGCCAAGGAGGTCGTGGCCCGGGTGCGGGCCGCCGTGGACATGCGCCCGTTCTCGGTGGTGGTCCTGCCGGCGGGCAGCCTGCCCAAGACGCCGTCCGGCAAGGTCCGGCGGGCCGCCACCGCGCAGCAGTACGCCGAGCGGATCGCGAAGAACGCGGATTCCTGA
- a CDS encoding DivIVA domain-containing protein → MTFTAEDLAEVAFGNAPIGRRGYAKHEVDDFVRRIAKTIADQDDLTAAEVHHVLFGKPLIGKRGYDEREVDEFLDAVEEQLATRSGKHAPLVPGARAEAEATAERAARSASDTPAEQVPGH, encoded by the coding sequence ATGACGTTCACCGCCGAGGACCTCGCCGAGGTCGCCTTCGGTAACGCCCCGATCGGCCGCCGCGGCTACGCCAAGCACGAGGTCGACGACTTCGTCCGCCGTATCGCGAAAACGATCGCCGACCAGGACGATCTCACCGCCGCGGAGGTGCACCACGTGCTGTTCGGCAAGCCGCTGATCGGCAAGCGCGGCTACGACGAACGCGAGGTCGACGAGTTCCTCGACGCGGTGGAGGAGCAGCTGGCCACCCGGTCCGGCAAGCACGCGCCGCTCGTCCCCGGCGCCCGGGCGGAAGCCGAGGCCACCGCGGAACGCGCTGCCCGGTCGGCCTCGGACACCCCGGCGGAGCAGGTGCCCGGCCACTGA
- a CDS encoding NAD(P)-dependent oxidoreductase, with protein MSKLVVFGATGYAGGLITEEALRRGHSVVGVARKAAGLPESVDARSGSIHDATFVAEVTRGADVLVVATHGAADEQGHGLLDALPSLVEAARAANARLSFVGGAGSLRVSENGPRLIDTPDFPAEYKGEAGSHAEVLEALRALPEGVDWFYVSPAAEFGAWIPGERTGTFRVGGDVLLTAADGHSRISGADFAIAYLDEIEQPKHPRARFSVAY; from the coding sequence ATGAGCAAGCTGGTGGTGTTCGGCGCGACAGGTTACGCCGGTGGCCTGATCACCGAGGAAGCGTTGCGGCGCGGGCATTCCGTGGTCGGGGTGGCACGCAAGGCAGCGGGGCTGCCGGAAAGCGTCGACGCGCGTTCGGGGTCGATTCACGACGCCACGTTCGTCGCCGAAGTGACCAGGGGCGCGGACGTGCTCGTCGTGGCGACCCACGGTGCCGCGGACGAACAGGGACACGGGCTGCTGGACGCGTTGCCCTCTCTCGTGGAGGCAGCCCGTGCCGCGAACGCGCGCTTGTCGTTCGTCGGCGGCGCCGGTTCGTTGCGGGTCAGCGAAAACGGCCCGCGGTTGATCGACACGCCGGACTTCCCGGCCGAGTACAAGGGCGAGGCGGGCAGCCACGCGGAGGTCTTGGAGGCGTTGCGCGCGCTGCCCGAGGGCGTGGACTGGTTCTACGTGAGCCCGGCAGCCGAGTTCGGCGCCTGGATCCCCGGCGAACGCACCGGCACATTCCGCGTGGGCGGCGATGTCCTGCTGACCGCCGCGGACGGGCACTCCCGGATCAGCGGTGCGGATTTCGCGATCGCCTACCTGGACGAGATCGAGCAGCCGAAGCACCCGCGTGCCCGGTTCTCCGTCGCATATTGA
- the pth gene encoding aminoacyl-tRNA hydrolase, with protein sequence MSQDLPGAGELILLAGLGNPGPQYAGNRHNVGFMVLDELAGRIGGKFKAHRSGAEVCEGRLAGSRVVLVKPRSFMNLSGGPVAGAARFFKVAPSGIVVVHDELDVEFGALKLKLGGGDNGHNGLRSITKSLGTREYYRVRFGIGRPPGRQDPADFVLKDFSAVQRKELPFEVSRCADATEALVTQGLAAAQNEFHAG encoded by the coding sequence GTGAGTCAAGACCTGCCCGGGGCCGGCGAGCTGATTCTGCTCGCCGGCCTCGGTAATCCCGGGCCGCAGTACGCGGGCAACCGGCACAACGTCGGGTTCATGGTGCTCGACGAGCTGGCCGGCCGGATCGGCGGGAAGTTCAAGGCGCACCGCAGCGGCGCCGAGGTCTGCGAGGGCAGGCTGGCCGGCAGCCGCGTGGTGCTGGTGAAGCCGCGCTCGTTCATGAATCTCTCCGGTGGCCCGGTGGCCGGCGCGGCCCGGTTCTTCAAGGTGGCGCCGTCCGGGATCGTCGTGGTGCACGACGAGCTGGACGTGGAGTTCGGCGCGCTGAAGCTGAAGCTCGGCGGCGGCGACAACGGGCACAACGGACTGCGGTCGATCACGAAATCGCTCGGCACCCGGGAGTACTACCGGGTGCGGTTCGGCATCGGCCGCCCACCCGGCCGCCAGGATCCGGCCGATTTCGTGCTCAAGGACTTCTCCGCCGTCCAGCGCAAGGAGCTCCCGTTCGAGGTGAGCCGGTGCGCGGACGCCACCGAAGCGCTGGTCACGCAGGGGCTCGCGGCGGCCCAGAACGAGTTCCACGCGGGTTGA
- a CDS encoding TetR/AcrR family transcriptional regulator — protein sequence MPQRVDHDQRRRAIAGAVWRIAADRGLDSVRMRDVAAEAGVSLRLVQYYFETKHNLLVLALRYLREDTERRARERIEAQAGQSARGVLRGVLTGLLPLDTESEFALRVRLAYFSRSYREPGVFPDRDTALEDLVTRLLEQGEPMPGIRPQHEADLLVSGITGLGFHILHGRRRTTAVLATLDYHLDRIFGPAGG from the coding sequence GTGCCTCAGCGGGTGGACCACGACCAGCGCCGCCGCGCGATCGCCGGAGCGGTCTGGCGGATCGCCGCGGATCGTGGGCTGGATTCCGTGCGCATGCGCGATGTGGCCGCAGAAGCGGGCGTGTCATTGCGGCTGGTTCAGTACTACTTCGAGACCAAGCACAATCTGCTCGTACTGGCATTGCGTTATCTCCGCGAGGACACCGAACGCCGAGCGCGGGAACGCATCGAAGCGCAAGCCGGCCAGAGCGCACGCGGCGTGCTGCGGGGCGTGCTTACCGGGCTGCTGCCGTTGGACACCGAAAGCGAGTTCGCACTGCGCGTGCGCCTCGCCTACTTCAGCCGCTCGTATCGGGAGCCGGGAGTATTCCCGGACCGGGACACCGCGTTGGAAGACCTGGTCACGCGACTACTGGAACAAGGCGAGCCGATGCCGGGCATCCGGCCGCAACACGAGGCGGACCTGCTGGTGTCCGGGATCACCGGCCTCGGCTTCCACATCCTGCACGGCCGACGGCGGACGACCGCCGTACTGGCCACGCTCGACTACCACTTGGACCGGATCTTCGGCCCGGCCGGAGGCTGA
- the rsmA gene encoding 16S rRNA (adenine(1518)-N(6)/adenine(1519)-N(6))-dimethyltransferase RsmA, which yields MVELLGPAEIRGLADELDVRPTKKLGQNFVHDPNTVRRIVELGGVRPGDVVLEVGPGLGSLTLGLLSAGARVVAVEIDPVLAARLPRTAAERAPEAAERLSVVGADALRVRAADLPAEPVSLVANLPYNVAVPVVLHLLAELPSLRRGLVMVQTEVADRMAAGPGSRTYGVPSVKLAWYGPARKVAPVPRNVFWPVPNVDSALVSFERTDPVTAVDRARLFAVVDAAFSQRRKTLRAALAGWAGSAERAGELLAAAGIDPRSRGEQLDVHAFARIAAAGV from the coding sequence GTGGTGGAACTGCTGGGGCCTGCCGAAATCCGTGGGCTGGCCGACGAACTCGACGTCCGGCCCACGAAGAAACTCGGGCAGAACTTCGTGCACGACCCCAACACCGTCCGCCGCATCGTCGAACTCGGCGGTGTGCGGCCGGGGGACGTCGTGCTGGAGGTCGGGCCCGGGCTCGGGTCGCTGACGCTCGGTCTGCTCTCGGCCGGCGCTCGGGTCGTCGCGGTGGAGATAGACCCGGTGCTCGCCGCACGGCTGCCGCGCACGGCGGCTGAGCGCGCGCCCGAAGCGGCGGAACGGCTATCCGTGGTCGGTGCCGACGCGTTGCGCGTGCGGGCCGCGGATCTGCCCGCGGAACCGGTGTCGCTCGTGGCGAACCTTCCGTACAACGTCGCCGTCCCGGTCGTGCTGCACCTGCTCGCCGAGCTGCCGTCGCTGCGGCGCGGGCTGGTGATGGTCCAGACCGAGGTGGCCGACCGGATGGCCGCCGGGCCGGGCAGCCGCACTTACGGCGTGCCCAGCGTGAAACTCGCCTGGTACGGACCGGCACGCAAGGTCGCCCCGGTGCCGCGGAACGTGTTCTGGCCGGTGCCGAACGTGGATTCCGCACTGGTGTCCTTCGAACGCACCGATCCGGTCACCGCGGTCGACCGGGCTCGGCTCTTCGCCGTCGTGGACGCCGCGTTTTCCCAGCGCCGCAAGACTTTGCGGGCCGCGCTGGCCGGCTGGGCGGGCTCGGCGGAACGCGCCGGGGAGCTGCTCGCCGCGGCCGGGATCGACCCGCGCAGCCGCGGCGAACAGCTCGACGTGCACGCGTTCGCCCGGATCGCCGCCGCCGGCGTCTGA
- a CDS encoding methionine ABC transporter ATP-binding protein, translating into MITVENVSKSFPFNGNRVAALRDVSVEVQAGSLFGVVGPADSGKSTLARCIALQERPDRGVVRLDGLNTATLDGRRLREIRRRLGAVGAKSELLAERTIAGNVAAPLEQLGVDGPQRRSRVGSLLDLVGLTARAGQKPGELTDGQRRRVAVARALAAGPAVLVADDPTAGVAPEDAGAVLAVLDRARAELGVTVVVTTQEAGVVRRVCDDVAVLDNGVVVERGSLLDLISSPASWTAQAVLPSIETSRAQAAKYDRSADVVLIGFATVGALLPEAATRFDVELSTIGGGLTRIGDTPVARFRVGVRGERADAALAWIADRGAYVAQPQAVRGPQSVAA; encoded by the coding sequence GTGATCACTGTCGAAAACGTGTCAAAATCCTTTCCCTTCAACGGAAATCGAGTCGCCGCCCTGCGCGACGTGAGTGTCGAGGTGCAGGCCGGCTCGTTGTTCGGCGTGGTGGGACCGGCCGATTCCGGCAAGTCCACCCTCGCCCGGTGCATTGCCCTGCAGGAGCGCCCGGACCGCGGCGTGGTGCGGCTCGACGGGCTCAACACCGCCACCCTGGACGGCCGCCGGCTGCGGGAGATCCGCCGTCGGCTCGGCGCCGTCGGCGCCAAGTCCGAGCTGCTCGCCGAGCGCACCATCGCCGGGAACGTCGCCGCTCCGCTGGAGCAGCTCGGCGTGGACGGCCCGCAGCGGCGCAGCCGGGTCGGCTCGCTGCTGGACCTGGTCGGGCTCACCGCCCGTGCCGGGCAGAAGCCGGGCGAGCTGACCGACGGGCAGCGCCGCCGGGTCGCCGTGGCCAGAGCGTTGGCCGCCGGACCGGCCGTGCTCGTCGCAGACGACCCGACCGCCGGGGTCGCCCCGGAGGACGCCGGCGCGGTGCTCGCCGTGCTGGACCGGGCCCGTGCGGAGCTGGGTGTCACGGTCGTGGTGACCACCCAGGAGGCGGGCGTGGTCCGCCGGGTGTGCGACGACGTCGCGGTGCTCGACAACGGCGTCGTGGTAGAGCGGGGTTCGCTGCTGGACCTGATCTCCTCGCCGGCGAGCTGGACCGCGCAGGCGGTGCTGCCCTCGATCGAGACGAGCCGGGCGCAGGCGGCCAAGTACGACCGCTCGGCCGACGTGGTGCTGATCGGCTTCGCCACGGTTGGTGCCTTGCTTCCGGAGGCGGCCACCCGCTTCGACGTGGAGCTGTCCACCATCGGCGGCGGCCTGACCCGCATCGGGGACACTCCGGTCGCCCGCTTCCGCGTGGGCGTCCGCGGCGAGCGCGCCGACGCCGCGTTGGCTTGGATCGCCGACCGTGGTGCGTATGTGGCCCAGCCCCAGGCCGTCCGCGGCCCGCAGAGCGTGGCTGCCTGA
- a CDS encoding DUF1778 domain-containing protein produces MTTKEARFDFRLDPEVKARIERAAKLTHESTSGFVVHAAAAAADHVLARADVTMMPAEQFDRLYAALDLADEAPNLQNLARHERKYLRQ; encoded by the coding sequence ATGACAACCAAGGAAGCCCGCTTTGACTTCCGGCTCGATCCCGAGGTCAAGGCCCGAATCGAGCGGGCAGCCAAGCTTACCCACGAGTCCACCAGCGGCTTCGTCGTGCACGCCGCCGCAGCAGCAGCGGATCACGTCCTGGCGCGCGCGGACGTCACGATGATGCCGGCAGAGCAGTTCGACAGGCTCTACGCCGCACTGGACCTGGCTGACGAAGCGCCGAACCTGCAGAACTTGGCTCGGCACGAGCGGAAGTACCTTCGTCAGTGA
- a CDS encoding 4-(cytidine 5'-diphospho)-2-C-methyl-D-erythritol kinase, with protein MLAVVPPPVTVRVPAKVNLHLAVGDPRADGFHELVTVFQALSLTDEVTVAITEEPGLEVYGEGERVVPTDASNLAWRAARELAAYVGRPDAGDPKVRIVLRKGIPVAGGMAGGSADAAAALVGLASLWKLDVTRDELAVLAGRLGSDVPFALYGGTALGTGRGERLVPVLSRHTFHWVLAFDEKGLSTPKVFGELDRLRAEGKPPRIGAHTPVVEALASGDPRQLALLLGNDLQAAAVSLRPGLRRTLRAGVNAGALAGCVSGSGPTCAFLCADAETAVEVAAELSGAGVCRTVRVAHGPVPGARVVGGDDSPRNAPPRVHA; from the coding sequence GTGCTCGCCGTAGTTCCACCACCAGTCACCGTCCGGGTCCCGGCCAAGGTCAACCTGCACCTGGCCGTCGGAGATCCGCGGGCGGACGGGTTCCACGAGCTGGTCACCGTGTTCCAGGCGCTGTCGCTGACCGACGAGGTCACCGTCGCGATCACCGAAGAGCCGGGCCTGGAGGTCTATGGCGAGGGGGAGCGCGTGGTGCCCACCGACGCGAGCAACCTCGCCTGGCGCGCGGCCCGCGAGCTGGCCGCCTACGTCGGCCGTCCCGATGCCGGGGATCCGAAGGTGCGGATCGTGCTGCGCAAGGGCATTCCCGTCGCCGGTGGCATGGCGGGCGGCAGTGCGGACGCGGCCGCGGCGCTGGTCGGGCTGGCCTCGCTGTGGAAGCTCGACGTGACCCGCGACGAGCTGGCGGTACTCGCCGGGCGGCTCGGCAGCGACGTGCCCTTCGCGCTCTACGGCGGGACCGCGCTGGGCACGGGGCGGGGCGAGCGGCTCGTGCCGGTGCTCTCGCGGCACACCTTCCACTGGGTGCTGGCCTTCGACGAGAAGGGCCTGTCCACGCCGAAGGTGTTCGGTGAGCTGGACCGGTTGCGGGCCGAGGGGAAACCGCCGCGGATCGGTGCGCATACGCCGGTGGTCGAGGCGCTGGCCTCCGGCGACCCGCGGCAGCTGGCCCTGCTGCTCGGCAACGATCTGCAGGCCGCCGCCGTGTCCCTGCGGCCGGGGCTGCGCCGTACGCTGCGTGCCGGGGTGAACGCGGGCGCGCTTGCCGGGTGCGTGTCCGGCTCGGGGCCGACCTGCGCGTTCCTCTGTGCGGACGCGGAGACGGCGGTGGAGGTTGCCGCCGAGCTGTCCGGCGCCGGGGTGTGCCGCACGGTGCGGGTCGCGCACGGCCCGGTGCCCGGTGCCCGGGTGGTCGGCGGGGACGACTCGCCGCGCAACGCGCCCCCGCGCGTGCACGCCTGA